CTTTTATATACaagttttatttaaattcttAATATCTCTCcatataaaatatatatcatcttaaattttcctttaaaatttcCCGAGCGACTCTcatctttctcctttcttttgaTCCCTCTCCTCCACCACCACCAGTCCCTGACCCGAGCCCTCTCTTGCCTTCAAGTTTCGTACAGACGATATCGGGAAATTGTATAAGGTAATTTTTCAAAACCCTAAATTTAACCTTCAAGGTTTCTACTTGAGTCACCagattttgagttatgccttgGTTTAGCGGAAATAGCACAGACCGTTATCGCTGGCGCCGCTATTGAGGTGAAATTTGTTCACACCGCTGTTTGAAACCCTTTCACCCCCCGTTCTTTCAATCGTATTAGTAAcccgaaaattaaaaaaaaaagttatatagAAAAGATAGGGTTATGCGAACAAAGGTTCTGCCCTAATTCCAAAAGGAATatagtttttttcttttaatttggggAATCTCTGCTTTTACCTAAACCTCCTTTTAGCTCCTTGTATAGAAGCTAAAGAACTAATAAATAAGTCGTGATTGGTAAGTTATTAGTAAGAGGTTTGATTTCTTGGCATGATGAAATTAGTAGAAAAATTTATATGGTAGTAATTTTGTGATGGGCATCAATGACAGGTAGAACAATGCCGAAGGTGAAGACAAACCGTGTAAAATATCCGGAAGGTTGGGAATTGATTGAGCCTACCCTCCGTGAACTACAAGCAAAGATGAGAGAAGGTGGGTTCTTCTGCATCAAACTTAAACATTCAAtactttactttatttatttagtattatCTTTGTCATTGTCATAATATGGTGaagtaattaactaattatcaaCTCTTTGGACAGCTGAGAATGATCCTCACGATGGTAAGCGAAAATGTGAGACCTTGTGGCCTATTTTCAAAATTGCACATCAGAAGAGCCGCTACATTTTTGACCTATACCATCGGAGGAAGGAAATATCAAAGGAATTGTATGAGTTCTGCTTGGATCAAGGCTATGCTGACCGCAACCTTATTGCTAAATGGAAGAAGGTTAGCATGCTCCTTGCACATCTTATTTCACTTGCATTTGAGTATTCCTCCAATCTGATTTTTACTTATATGAGACTTGCATGTTTGAAACATTTGTTAGTTATATAGATTAATGTTGGATGGTATAGTATATTGTTAATGTGGCTACGGACATTAGGCAAACCATTTAATTGTATCTCATGGTGTTTGATTATTTACTCCTTTTGTATTAAGGGCTgttttttcaattcaaaatttgagAATTTGTCAACTTTTTGTCTGGTTACATAGGTTGACATACATTCATATCGCAGACACCACACCTCACACTTCAATATTCTCTTTTTCCTTCTCTCTCTTGCACTCCATCTTTCTGgaatttcaattcaatcttgtaGTAGTATATGTTTATGGTTTCTTGTTTTATTTATGGCAGCCGGGTTACGAACGTTTGTGCTGTTTGAGATGTATGCAGCCACGGGATCACAACTTTGCTACAACTTGTGTCTGCCGAGTGCCCAAGCATTTAAGGGAGGAAAAGGTTATTGAATGTGTCCATTGTGGATGCAAGGGCTGTGCAAGCGGAGATTAGATTCACCTTGTTCTTTTTCCCTAGTTTTCTAAGTCAATGAGAGAAGTTTAAACTGTACTTGCTGCCACACTGCTCATTAATTTCTGTAATTTTATTTGCACTGCTGTAGTTTCTGAATCTGAATCCTTGCGAAAATGCTATGTCTTGGAGATCCTGTGTCACAACTTTGCTGAAAGAGCTATCTGATTTAATTGTTATCATATTGTATTACTTTGGTGACAGTGATTCATGTTTAAAACTCGAGTGTGTTAGAAATACCTGTATTTCTTCTCCAGGTTTTGCTGTACATGATGGTATATAAGTGTGCCTTTGAATGTTAGAGCAAGGGGGCCATGAGTGTGGCACATTGCAGGCGTGTGTAATGAGACAAGTCCTGGTCTTTGTGGGTTGATTGCTGGCTGGGTTAGTAGCCCTTCACAAACAAGGATAGGAAGGTTTGTTGATGGCTAAATAACCCACTATCTGATCATTTTGGCAAAAACCATTTGCTAATGAAATCATTACAGAAATTTTCTTTGCTTTTTTGGTATGGTgacatttttgggttttctgtggtGTCCCAAGGTCCCTCAAAATTGATATAAATGAGCAAAGCTCATGTTACGGTTAACATTAGACATTGGGTTATGACATACTGTATTTGCTACAAGCTTTAAAGTCCTTGTTAATGGAAAGCTTATTGCTCATTTCAACCCGAAAGTCACAGGCAAGGTTACCTGTTGTCTCCCATCTTATTGTTTATGTCAAAACATTCTCTCAATGTTCTTCCAGAACGAGTGAAAAGGcatcaaattgacaaaaaagtATAGCCATTGATCATCTGATGCTCCAGATGACAGTTTTGTCTTTCTAAATATAAATAGATTAGTGTGCCGTATACATGGTCAAAATTCATTCCGAGGGAGCTCCAAATCAATTAAGGAAAAAGTTCTAGTTCATCGAGAGAAGTTGTCACCCTAAATTGAAGCTTATGTTTCAGAGAATTTTTCAAGTTAAAATCTCACAAAAACCAAGTGCCTACCTCAGAGTGGATTTGTGTCCTTCAATGGAAAATTAAACACTCAACAGGGGGAAGGCTTACCCTCATTAAAGCAGTTTTTAATTTTCGAATCTTCCACTTCTTTTGCCTAAAGGTCCCCAAGGAGATTTGTGAACTTATTCATAagatttacaatttttttttggaATCATATTCTGGAAGAATAGCTTGCTTTAAAGGGAGGAATAAGCCTGTGCCTGTGCACCAAAGGATGAAGGTGTTCTTGATCTAAGGAAATTTGAATGTTTTAATCAGGTCTTACTTCCAATACAAGCATGGAGATTGATTAAACAGGGGAGTTGGCTCATCTCGGATACTCAAGGAAAGAAACGGTGTCATAAAGTGGACTCCTAGCCAACAAAGAATGAATCAGGAGATTCATAGATTCGGCAAAGCATTCTCCATGGAAAAGACCTATGCTATAAAGGTTAAGAACGACATATTTCGAATCGCCTAAATCGTTGATGGACATTAGAGTTCATGGCTTTAAAttttggggatttatttaaagtttttaacaaattttaggagatataaaaaatttattgagaatttttcatatttttgggaaatctaattgaaattttttaaagaaaatgttTAATAAAAATGTCGAATTTTAAGGGATTAATGTCCAtggctattattattattttatatatttcttaaatTAACTTTAAACTCTCCTAAATTTTAGACTAATTAAACTAAAAGATATTACGAATTTAAGTGTATTCAAACTCAACTTTTTAAATAACTATAACAGCAATAATACAAATTGAATTAGGAATTAGACAATAAAACCTGTTTATTAACATCAACGAAGAAAACATTCTTTTCAGCACCATTTAACAGTCACTATATTCCACTTAGAAGGACATTGCTTCATGGCCCCCCTTCTCCAAGCACATAAAAGACACTATGGTGTGGAAGTTTAATAGCTCTCCTCAACAGGATTCTAATTATTCTTCTCACCAAAGAATGAGCAATCAGTCGTGGAGGAACCTATGGACCCTTATTATTCCTTTCAGCCTTGAATTCTTGCTAGCCAAAATCAATACACTCTGCCTTTCAACAAAAGCAAATGTTGCAAGACATTCCGACCCCCAACTGCACCTTTTGCAATAGTGCAAACGAAACATATAGGAGGCATCAGTTCTGGGAATGCCAATATATGGTTTGGAATTGATGTGGGACTAGGCACGGATTATCTTCACAACACAAATCTTCTCGAATGGTTAGCATTGTGGATAGTGACAAAGGATAAAAATCACTACATTCTTTTTCCTGGCTATAGAAAGTGACCACCATCTTATGAGGCATTAGGATTTAGAGGAACCGAGGCTGCTTTAAGTCTTGAGAAACCAAACCCTATGACTGCCTTGAACTAACAAGTGACAGCAACATCAATAGGTTGACAAAAGGGAAAAGGCTTATGTttagaaaaattatttattacattattaatgaaaacttttaatttaattgGTAGAGTTGTAGGGTGAGAAAATTAAGGTTAAAAAGAAGAAGCTATATGTCAACATTTTAAcactatttataaaattaaaattttatcttgcacTATATCAACTATTAAAATAGACAAAATTTCAATTTTACAATATAAATACAAGGAATAGGAAAGACTTTTTATCAGTAGATGCAAATTCTAACACAATATATAGAATAACATTATATTTGGTTGATGCTATAGTTTaacttatattaaaatttattattattctctGTATTTTATGAAAGTTGTAGATTTAATATTTgtactttaatttaattaattttagtcattgtactttccaaattttaaattttaaattttcataaaatgataaatattaaattcatTATGTTAAGTTTTGTTATTTCGAAAATTTGATgtgacaaacatattatcatatgtgcTGTTTATGAGTTTGTTTGATAGGGTGGAGAAGGTGGTAAGGATATGTGGTTCACCCTGTTGATACAAGGTGGAGAGTAGTTAGGTAAGGTACTCGAAGATGGTgaagaaggaaaaaaagaaatGGGTGAAAAAGTAGGAGTTGGTGATtagatagagagagagagagtccCCACTATCTAGTTATATTGGGCTTTATATACCCCTAGTCCTATATTCATAAGTGCCACGTGGTGAGCTATTATTGTCAAGTTTGAGTCAAGTGGCAAAGTGGTTTGATGGTATAGGCCTCGGTAAAGTGTTGCTATGAT
Above is a genomic segment from Gossypium arboreum isolate Shixiya-1 chromosome 8, ASM2569848v2, whole genome shotgun sequence containing:
- the LOC108467909 gene encoding protein BUD31 homolog 2, whose amino-acid sequence is MPKVKTNRVKYPEGWELIEPTLRELQAKMREAENDPHDGKRKCETLWPIFKIAHQKSRYIFDLYHRRKEISKELYEFCLDQGYADRNLIAKWKKPGYERLCCLRCMQPRDHNFATTCVCRVPKHLREEKVIECVHCGCKGCASGD